From the Desulfosarcina sp. BuS5 genome, one window contains:
- a CDS encoding acyl-CoA dehydrogenase: MAQVISDRRDVDFVLHEQLEVGELAKHEKFAEFNKKTVDLIISEARNLAIKEILPLQKVSDEGCVFDAGRVKVPEEFHRANKLYKEGEWLAMSDDPEWGGQGMPKTVSMAANEYLYGACNSFMLYNMLTHGAARLVEIFGTETQKKLCLKKMLSGEWSGTMLLTEPEAGSDVGALTTVATKNDDGTYSITGNKIFISGGEQDMVENIIHPTLARIEGAPPGTRGISLFLVPKFRINDDGSLGEFNDVVCTAIEEKMGIHGNSTASLALGGKGQCIGTLLGKENKGMSAMFQMMNEARQMVGLQGFANATTSFLYALNYARERIQTKHLTAPPDSPPVAIIQHPDVRRQLMIMKSYVEGMRSLIYFGGLCYDRIAIADSEEEKEKNDDLIAVLTPIIKGYITDKAFEVCSHGIQVYGGYGFVEEYPVAQLLRDSKIFQIYEGTNGIQSMDLLGRKLGMKGGKPFNNFLEEIKKTIEKAKQVPGLEQIVANMETIYAKYQVVAVEIGKASRSDKALNAYAFSHPFMEATGDIVMAWMLLWRASIAAPKIGKSKKDTAFYEGQVKTAQFFINTMLPVTAGKLDAISASDGSAVEISEASFGGK; encoded by the coding sequence ATGGCTCAGGTAATTTCTGATCGAAGGGATGTCGATTTTGTTCTTCACGAACAGTTGGAAGTTGGTGAACTCGCCAAACATGAAAAATTTGCAGAATTCAACAAAAAGACCGTTGACCTGATTATTTCTGAAGCAAGAAACCTGGCGATTAAAGAAATCCTTCCGCTGCAGAAAGTAAGTGATGAAGGTTGTGTATTTGATGCGGGCCGGGTAAAGGTTCCGGAAGAATTTCACAGGGCCAACAAGCTGTATAAAGAAGGGGAATGGCTGGCCATGTCGGACGACCCGGAGTGGGGCGGCCAGGGAATGCCCAAGACTGTTTCAATGGCGGCAAATGAATATCTTTACGGTGCCTGCAACTCATTTATGCTTTATAACATGTTAACCCATGGTGCAGCCAGGCTGGTGGAAATATTTGGAACTGAAACACAGAAAAAACTCTGCTTGAAAAAAATGCTTTCAGGTGAATGGTCCGGTACAATGCTACTTACAGAACCGGAAGCTGGATCCGATGTCGGTGCTCTGACCACAGTTGCGACAAAAAATGATGACGGCACCTATTCTATAACCGGCAATAAAATATTTATTTCAGGCGGCGAGCAAGACATGGTGGAAAACATCATCCATCCTACTTTGGCCAGAATTGAAGGCGCCCCTCCCGGAACCAGGGGAATATCCCTGTTTCTTGTCCCCAAATTCAGGATTAATGATGACGGGAGTCTTGGCGAATTCAACGATGTGGTTTGCACAGCCATTGAAGAAAAAATGGGAATTCATGGAAACAGCACGGCTTCACTTGCACTCGGCGGCAAGGGACAATGCATCGGTACACTGCTGGGCAAAGAGAACAAAGGTATGAGCGCCATGTTTCAGATGATGAACGAAGCTCGTCAGATGGTTGGGCTTCAGGGCTTTGCCAATGCCACCACATCATTTTTATATGCGCTTAATTATGCCAGGGAAAGAATTCAAACCAAGCATCTTACAGCTCCCCCGGATTCACCGCCGGTTGCGATTATTCAGCATCCGGATGTTCGGCGGCAGCTCATGATTATGAAGTCCTACGTTGAAGGAATGAGAAGTCTTATCTATTTTGGAGGACTCTGTTATGATAGAATTGCAATTGCAGATAGTGAGGAAGAAAAGGAAAAAAATGACGACCTTATTGCCGTATTAACGCCGATCATCAAAGGCTATATTACAGACAAAGCTTTTGAAGTCTGCAGTCATGGTATCCAGGTTTATGGCGGCTATGGATTTGTTGAAGAGTATCCTGTGGCCCAGCTTCTAAGGGACAGCAAAATTTTCCAGATTTATGAAGGGACAAATGGTATCCAGTCTATGGATCTCCTCGGACGCAAGCTTGGCATGAAAGGCGGAAAACCCTTTAATAATTTTCTGGAAGAAATCAAAAAAACCATTGAAAAAGCCAAACAAGTTCCAGGACTGGAGCAGATTGTCGCCAATATGGAGACAATTTATGCTAAATATCAAGTAGTTGCAGTTGAAATAGGAAAAGCATCAAGGTCAGATAAAGCACTCAATGCATATGCATTTTCCCATCCCTTTATGGAAGCTACAGGAGATATCGTGATGGCCTGGATGCTTTTATGGCGCGCATCAATTGCAGCACCTAAAATAGGTAAAAGTAAAAAGGATACAGCCTTTTATGAAGGGCAGGTCAAAACAGCTCAATTCTTTATCAACACAATGCTTCCGGTTACTGCCGGGAAGCTGGATGCTATTTCAGCATCAGACGGATCTGCTGTGGAAATTTCCGAAGCATCTTTTGGTGGCAAGTAA